The Cervus canadensis isolate Bull #8, Minnesota chromosome 29, ASM1932006v1, whole genome shotgun sequence genome includes a window with the following:
- the LOC122430733 gene encoding pregnancy-associated glycoprotein 2-like — MEMSTMQDTLKRKNLMNSFLEEHAYSLFQNSAKDKKFSTLPLRNFKDIFYTGKIRIGRPPQQFRVLLDTSFADLWVTSVYCHDPGCSKHKHFDPRESTTFEITDRHMNHLNKFGRIMGFFGRDIVRIGNVVVKNQTFAVSQRQTSKILPCVPFEGILGLGYPTLATVGITPFFDNLMQQGIISEPVFAFYLNTKKNDSVLMLGGVDHSYHKGKLNWIPVSESRYWQITMDRISMNGKVIGCSNRCQAILDTGNPSVCGPTRLITKIQRLIGARPFKGCRNLISNRVNTTIPPVVFTINGVDYPMRPENYMLRASCGLCVSTFVGGTEKMTKSETWILGDVFLRLYVSVFDRGNRRIGLAPAV; from the exons ATGGAGATGAGCACCATGCAAGACACTCTCAAGAGAAAAAACTTGATGAACAGTTTCCTGGAAGAACACGCTTACAGCCTGTTCCAGAATTCTGCTAAAGACAAGAAATTCTCTACACTTCCCCTGAGAAACTTTAAGGAT ATATTCTACACTGGAAAGATACGCATTGGAAGACCCCCTCAACAGTTCAGGGTCCTCTTGGACACCAGCTTTGCTGACCTCTGGGTGACCTCTGTCTACTGCCATGACCCAGGCTGTA GTAAACACAAACACTTCGACCCTCGTGAGTCTACCACCTTCGAGATCACAGACCGTCACATGAACCATCTCAATAAGTTTGGGAGGATCATGGGGTTTTTTGGCCGTGACATTGTTCGG ATTGGGAATGTTGTCGTCAAGAACCAGACTTTTGCTGTGAGCCAGAGGCAGACGAGCAAGATCCTGCCGTGTGTACCTTTTGAGGGAATCCTGGGTTTGGGCTATCCCACTCTTGCCACCGTCGGGATCACCCCTTTCTTTGACAACCTGATGCAACAAGGAATAATTTCTGAGCCTGTGTTTGCCTTCTATTTGAACAC caagAAGAATGACAGTGTGTTGATGCTTGGTGGGGTGGACCATTCCTATCACAAGGGAAAACTCAACTGGATACCAGTGTCTGAATCTCGTTACTGGCAGATAACTATGGATCG GATCTCCATGAATGGGAAAGTGATCGGTTGTTCCAATAGATGTCAGGCCATTCTGGACACTGGGAACCCATCCGTGTGTGGCCCGACAAGACTGATCACCAAGATTCAGAGACTCATCGGCGCCAGGCCTTTCAAAGGTTGCCGG AACTTGATTTCAAATCGCGTCAATACTACAATCCCTCCTGTCGTCTTCACCATCAATGGCGTTGACTACCCAATGCGCCCTGAAAACTACATGTTGAGG GCTTCTTGCGGCCTCTGCGTCAGCACTTTTGTAGGAGGCACAGAGAAAATGACCAAATCAGAGACCTGGATACTGGGTGACGTCTTCCTGAGGCTGTATGTCTCAGTTTTTGATCGAGGAAACCGCAGAATTGGCCTGGCTCCTGCAGTGTAA